TGGGCGTAATCCCACACGGCCTCGAGCGCCTTCGGGTTGGTCTGCAGGGTCGGGAACTCGCAGTAATTGATGAACCCGCCGGAAGCGTAGTACGGGAAGTCCTTCTCGTAGTCGAGCTTCTCCATCGGGGTCGGCGAGAGCCAGACCGGATAGTGGAAGGAGTTGGTGTAGAAGTCATGGTCCGTAACGCCCGGCACACGGCCGAACTTCTCGCGGTCCATGCGGTTGAAGCGGTCGGTCAGCGATTCGGCAGGCGTGGAGTAGAGCGAATAGTGATAGCCCTCTTCCTTTGCCCACTTGGCGCACAGCTCGTTCATCTTCTTGACAATCGAGAGGGCGAATTCCTTGCCTTCCGCGTCCCAGCTATGATCTTGCATCCAATCCTTGCCATAGAAGACGCTGGTCGCCTCATAAAGGCCGATATAGCCGAGCGAAACGGTGGCGCGGTCGCGGTTGAAAAGCTGGTCGACGTTGTCATTGGCATCAAGCCTGCCGAAAGCACCGTAACGATAAAGCGTCGGGGCGTTGATCGGCTTGGCCTGCTTGCAGCGCATGATGCGGAACTGCATGGCTTCATGGGCGACATCCATACGCTCGTCGAAGATCTTCCAGAAGCGATCCTTGTCTCCGCGCGATTCCAGCGCGATGCGCGGAATGTTGACGGTGACGACGCCGAGGTTCATGCGGCCTTCCTCTTCTTCCTTGCCGGTGTCGGGGTTGGTCCAGGCAGGCAGGAATGAACGGCAGCCCATCGGCGCCTTGAAGGAGCCGGTGATCTTGACGAGGTTCTCATAGAAGAGGATGTCGGGGTACATACGCTTGGTGGAGCACTCGAGGGCGAGCTGCTTCAGGTCATAGTTCGGGTCGCCGGGCTCGGAGTTGATGCCGTGCTTGACGGCGTAGGTGAGCTTCGGGAAAATCGCGGTGTGGTGGTCGCGGCCAAGACCCAGGATGCGCACCAGGAAGATGCAACGGGTGATTTCGCGGGAGAACCACGAGGTACCGAGGCCAAAGCCAACGGTGACGAACGGGGTCTGACCGTTGGAAACGCGGTTGGAATTGATCTGATATTCCATGGTCTGCATGGCGTCGTAAATCGCTTTACGAGTCATGATCTTGGCGTAGATCTCGCGAATCTGCTCCATGCGTGGCACGTCGGTATGGAAAGGAACATCCTGCGGAATCGGCTTGCGGTCGGCGTCGAAGTGCAGGGTCTTGGGCTCGTTGGCCTTGAGCCCGTCGACGATCTGCTGGGCCACTTCCTCGGGCATGGAATCCGGAATCATGGTGTGCGCCTGATCAAGGAACTTCTTGTAGTCCTTGCGGGCGTATTCATCGAGCATCTCGTCGGCGCGGTTGACGGTCTGGCCGCCGTATTGGTCGCCGGCGATGTCTTTGATGATCTGCGTGATCTGCGTGGCGGCGGTGCCGATGGACTTCGGGGTGTCCATCATCGCGTTGCCCAGCTCGAAACCGTTGTGGAGCATGTCGGCAAAGTTCGGCAGGCTGCAGTTGGTCTCTGCGGTGAACGGCGAGTAGTCGGCATCGTGGAAGTGAATGTCACCCTTCATATGGGCGTTGGCCACACGCTTCGGGAGCATCGAGAAGGCGGAGGCCTTGGAAACGGCACCGGCCAGCAAGTCGCGCTGGGTGGCGTACACGTTGGAATCCTTGTTGGCGTTCTCGCGCACCAGCGTCTCGTCCTTGTTGACCAGACGATCAACGGCGGCGTTGATATCGGTGGCCTTGGCGCGGTCGATATCTTTGTTCAGCCGATAGTTCGTATAGTTGCGAGCGACTTCGTACAGATGATTTTCAACAAGGCCGTGTTCAACCAGATTTTGGATATCCTCGATCTTGGCCGGACCGCTGTAACGCTCCTTGACTTCGCCTTCAATGCCATTGGCAAGATCGCGAATCATCTGTTCTTCTTCAGGACCAACTTCCTTGTCGAGATCCTTAAAGGCCGACTTGACCGCGGCGATGATGTTCACCGGGTCAAAATCAACAATCCGCCCGTCACGCTTCTCTACCAACACGGTTTTCGTCGCCGTCGTTGGCTTTGTGGGCGCATCCAGAACCTGAGCCTGCATCACATACCTTCCTCTAAACTAAAGAAACCGATACAGAATCCTACAAATCACATGGATGAAATCACACGCGTGTAACTTTCTGTGTCTTCACTCACTATACGACTTCCTGAATACTATATCTAGGGATATATTCGGCGTTTCGACCCCAGATATAGTAACAATGGCGGAATAACGCGGAAATCAAATGTGAAATACACCACAAAGTTTTCAGCCTCGGTGTGTCGCGTTGCATCACAAACAAAATTGTCCATACGTACTACAACACGTATTACAAAAGAATCTTGGCAGCGCCATTACGGAAATAAATTCTTGTCCTTCATAAAGAGGATTGTGGAGGCATGGCTTTCAATACGAGATATGGGTATACCGCGCCCGACCAAGCAGGATTTGCATCGGGTGCGGGCACAAACGAACAAGGCCCGAAACCGCTGGATCAGCTGCCGCGACTCGCGCGGGACACCACCCCGGAAAATCCCTGGCCGGTCAGCGTGGTCAGCCAGAAATACCACGATGCCGTGAAACGGTGGCCCGGCTCGTGGATTGAGGGGCAGATCGTCGAAATCAACATGCGTCGCGCCAGTTCCGGCTATATCACGTTGCGCGACAATTTCGAGGACATCTCCATTTCGGTGATGGGCTTCCGCAATTTCGTGGCGATGGCCTCGAACTTCCACCAGGGCGACCGCGTGGTCATCCACGGCAAGCCGGATATCTGGGTCAAGGCGACCCGTCTGAGCTTTGTA
This genomic stretch from Bifidobacterium sp. ESL0690 harbors:
- the nrdD gene encoding anaerobic ribonucleoside-triphosphate reductase, producing MQAQVLDAPTKPTTATKTVLVEKRDGRIVDFDPVNIIAAVKSAFKDLDKEVGPEEEQMIRDLANGIEGEVKERYSGPAKIEDIQNLVEHGLVENHLYEVARNYTNYRLNKDIDRAKATDINAAVDRLVNKDETLVRENANKDSNVYATQRDLLAGAVSKASAFSMLPKRVANAHMKGDIHFHDADYSPFTAETNCSLPNFADMLHNGFELGNAMMDTPKSIGTAATQITQIIKDIAGDQYGGQTVNRADEMLDEYARKDYKKFLDQAHTMIPDSMPEEVAQQIVDGLKANEPKTLHFDADRKPIPQDVPFHTDVPRMEQIREIYAKIMTRKAIYDAMQTMEYQINSNRVSNGQTPFVTVGFGLGTSWFSREITRCIFLVRILGLGRDHHTAIFPKLTYAVKHGINSEPGDPNYDLKQLALECSTKRMYPDILFYENLVKITGSFKAPMGCRSFLPAWTNPDTGKEEEEGRMNLGVVTVNIPRIALESRGDKDRFWKIFDERMDVAHEAMQFRIMRCKQAKPINAPTLYRYGAFGRLDANDNVDQLFNRDRATVSLGYIGLYEATSVFYGKDWMQDHSWDAEGKEFALSIVKKMNELCAKWAKEEGYHYSLYSTPAESLTDRFNRMDREKFGRVPGVTDHDFYTNSFHYPVWLSPTPMEKLDYEKDFPYYASGGFINYCEFPTLQTNPKALEAVWDYAHNIGIGYLGTNTPIDHCYVCGFEGDFEPTEEGFKCPECGNSDPDKCNVTKRTCGYLGNPVQRPMVHGRHEEITHRAKHMSGETGHVVLKDGTEREWYEEAK